The sequence CTTGGAATCTGGCCTCCTGTGGTCCGGACTGTTTCAACGTAAACGACACGAGCAAAACCTTGTGGCAGTTGCACCGGCAGGGCACGGTGTGGACCGGATCTGACGACATCAACACTGTCTCACTAGACAACGACTCCCTTATCCTCACGCTTCAATACCGGGACGGGCACCCCAACGTCGTGATTGGGCTGACCAAGGTCTGACGTCATTGGGGAGCACCGTTTCACCACCGAAGAAATGACTCGGCCCGCCACCCGTCGGGAGTTGAGTGACGGGTCACAGCGGACATACCTCCACCGTAGGCAGATAGCACCAATCCTCAGCCCACGGTGTCCGTCGCTGCCGCGTGGGACGGTCGCTCTAAGTGTGTCCCCGGAACGGCCCTTCCGTTAGTTTGCGCGTGAGAGTACATTTCGGGGCGACCGGGTTTGCGCCACCGCCAATAAGCTACAGCTGCCCGGTCCGGGTCAGGGGTGACCTGTGCAAGGGGGGAACGGCATGGAACAACCGGACGAGCTAGAAAGGCGTCGAAGGGGCCGGCCTCGGAAAGGGGATCCGAAGACCAGCCATCAGCGTCTAATCAGTACTGCGCGACAGGTCTTCGCCCGACGCGGCTATGGGGGCACCTCCTTGCAGGAGGTGGCCGAGCGGGCGGGTGTATCGCGGCCAGCGGTGAGCTATTACTTTCCAGAGGGCAAGCTTCAGCTGTATTGGGCCGTTACCGAGGCCATCTATTGCGACGTACTGAAACCTGCCATCGACCGCGCAGGCGAGAAATCGACTCTGGTGGACCAAATTTCGGTGTTCTTAAATGTCGCGGGCCACGCGGTCGTTGACGACATGCCTGCTGCGGCATTTCTATGCACGTCGGCCACTGAGTGCCAGAGCCACCCAGAACTGCGCCATCCCCATCATGATCCGGTGACCGCCGCCCGACGGTTCTTGACCCTGGCGGTCAATGAGGCAGTTGGCCGCGGTGAGCTATCCGCCGACACCGAGCAACCCCCTTTAGTCGCCACACTTCTTGCGATGCTGGGGGGCATAGGGTTCTACGCTGCATTCGTCGGCGAGCCGAAACAGGTAAATGCGATTGCCGCACAAATCCACCAGCAATTGACAGGCGGGTTGCCGGCGGGCTCCCTTTAGCCACCGCGTGTGGTCGCTCATGTGTAAGGGTGTAGCACTCGTACATCCCTCGGCACTAAGGCCGCACCGCTCCGAAGGGCGGCCCTGGCCCCTAATCGACCCTGTGGTGCATATGTGGTGCAAACG is a genomic window of Mycobacterium sp. ITM-2016-00318 containing:
- a CDS encoding TetR/AcrR family transcriptional regulator produces the protein MEQPDELERRRRGRPRKGDPKTSHQRLISTARQVFARRGYGGTSLQEVAERAGVSRPAVSYYFPEGKLQLYWAVTEAIYCDVLKPAIDRAGEKSTLVDQISVFLNVAGHAVVDDMPAAAFLCTSATECQSHPELRHPHHDPVTAARRFLTLAVNEAVGRGELSADTEQPPLVATLLAMLGGIGFYAAFVGEPKQVNAIAAQIHQQLTGGLPAGSL